The genomic segment GCTCCCGGCAGGCATAGAAATCCGGGTCGATTCCGGCCTGTTCAAAGGCCTTGCCGTATGCTTCCTGGCAAAACTGATCCTGCCAGGAATCGAACTGCGCCCCGTTTTTGCGCGCGTAGTAGAGCACATCGCAAAGCCGGCGGTCTCCTCTGGCGAAAACCGCCTCCAAATAGGAGAGCGGCGTATCGTGATAGCTGTACTTTACGCCGCGCATGCGCAGTTTTTCCTTTAAATAGCGCTGTTTTTCCCGCAGGGAATCGCCGCTGTCCTGCGCCTCCCATTGGAAAGGCGTAAAGGGCTTGGGCACGAAAGACGCCGTGCTGACGTTGATCTGAAGGCTGCCCCGGCGCAGTTCTTTTGGCACCTGCCCAAACACGCTTTTGATTTTCAGGACGATATCCGCGATGCCATCCAGATCTTCATAGGTCTCCGTGGGCAGGCCAATCATGAAGTAGAGCTTGATGGTGGTCGCGCCGCTCTCAAACGCATAGCGGACGCCCCGCAGAATCTCCTCTTCAGTAATATTTTTATTGATGACGTCCCGCAGCCGCTGTGTCCCGGCCTCGGGCGCGAAGGTAAAGCTCTGTTTGCGGGCGCTCTGCATACGCTTCGCATATTCCTTCTGGAAGGAATCCACCCGCAGAGAGGGCAGCGAGATACTCACGCGCTTTTGCTCGAACTCGTCAAACAGCCGATCCGCCAGCTCCTCTATGCCGCTGTAATCCCCCGAGCTCAGCGAAGAGAGCGAAATCTCCTCATAGCCCGTGCGGTCAATCAAATCCCTCGCCTGCTCGCACAGCGTCTGCACGCGCTTCTCCCGCACCGGCCGGTAGATGAACCCCGCCTGGCAGAACCGGCAGCCCCGGGTGCACCCACGGAAAATCTCCAGCGTAACCCGATCGTGCACAATGCCGACGTTTGGCACAATCAGCTTGTCCGGAAAATAGGCCGAATCCATATCCAGAAGAAAGCGCTTGCGCACGGGCAGGTTTTCTCCCCGGATTTGTGCAACCGTCCCATCCTCCCGGTAGGTAAACTCCACCAGCGAGGGGACATAGACGCCCTCGATGCGCGCCGCCTCCCGCAAAAATTCCTCTTTGCAGAAGCCCTGCTCTTTATGCGCCGCATAGAGATCCAGCAGCTCCATATTGACCTGCTCTCCCTCGCCGATGATGAACAGATCGATAAAATCCGCCAAAGGCTCTGGGTTATAGGTGCAGGTTCCTCCGGCTATGATGAGCGGATAGCTCTCGTCTCTCTCCCGGCTTCTCAGCGGGATGCCCGAAAGCTCCATCATGCGCAGTACAGTCGTATAGCACATCTCATAGGAGAGGTTAAAACCGACGATATCAAATTCGCCGGCCGCAGTATATGTTTCCAAAGAAAAAAGAGGAATCCCCTCTTTTTCCATCTGCTGCTGCATATCCGGGAAGGGGGCATAGGCCCGCTCCGCATAGGTGTCCTCTCTCTCGTTGGTCAGATGATACAGGATAACGCTCCCAAGGTGAGACATCCCCACCTCGTAAATATCCGGAAAAGCGAACAAAAAGCGGATAGGCACATCCGTCCGCTTTCTTGCAATCCCAACTTCTCCCCCAATATATCTGCCCGGTTTTTCCACCAGGGGCAGGATTTTCTCTAACTTTTTCAGGTCGATCAAAATTTCCTCCCGGAGGGCTTTTGGCCCGCGGCTTTTGGGCTGGCAAACGCCGCGCCAATCTCGCCATGCACCGCCCGTATATAAACTGTTCTTGTATTATAACATTATCTCTGCCAAGGGTCAAACACTGCGCCGCAGTTTTGCAATTTCCCGCAGTTTCTCCCCGCTGCCCCGGGAAAGCGCGTAATCCATAATCTCGCCTTCGCCCAGCGTCCCAAGCAGGCGCATATCGTCATCCAGGATATAGAGCAGGTTGTAGCTTCTGGCATCCATGCGCGCGATGGCGTCGCCCAAGCTGCGCTCCCCGCAGACCGCCGTGCCCCGCACCTGCGCACTGCCGCGCCGGAAAATCTCCCTGCGCTTATGCAGCGTATCCTGCATCACACAAACCGGCGCCGCATGGTAGTGCTTCGCCGAGGCGAAGATCATAAAACTGCCCATGAGCAGGATGGTGGGATTGGGCGTCCCGGTCAGCCAGAAATGCACGCCCAGCCCGGTTACGCCCAGCCCCGTCAGCACACCCATGGCGCTGACCAGCCGCACGCACAGCAGCCTCGGCATCGCATAAGAGAGCACACAGCAGAGCACTCTCCCGCCGTCCATGGGAAGCGCCGGGAGCAGATTGACCGCCGCCAGCGAGAGGTTCGAGCGGTAAAGCGCGGCGAGAAAGGTGTCCTCCGCCGTGACGTCCGCGCCAAACTGCAACAGCGCCGCCAGCGCCAGGTTTGCCAAAGGCCCGGCGGCGGCCATGGCGATCTCCGCCCCTGGGCTGACCACCGCAAAACTCTCGATATGCGCCGTGCATCCAAAGGGCATCAGCTCCAAGCTCCGCACGCGCACGCCCATCGCCTGCGCCATGACGGCATGAGCGCTCTCGTGCAGCAACAGCGCCAGGCAGAAGGCCAATATCGCCTCGACCCCGCTCACATAGCACATGAGAAAGACAACCGGAATAAAGATAAAATTAACTTCCAGCCTGCCCCCAAAAAACTTGCTACTCAATTTGCGCTGATGCCTCTGTCATATCCTGCATGCTCAGGGAATCCACATAGCCAATGCCGCTCACCGTCTCCAGGCAGAGCACTTCTCCCGAAAGCTGACCCAGCATATCTGAATTCCTCACCTGATCGCCTGCCGAAACACTGGGGATTACGCCGGAATATGTGCTCTTTGTGCCGTTGATATTCTCGACGACCACGCTGTCGCTGGTGGTTTTTACCACGACACCCGGCAGAATCGCGCTCACTCTGGCGCTTCCCTCGCCCTTAATGCTGACGTCCTTGCCGCTGTCCGAGAAGGATTCCACAACCTCGCCTTCCAAAGGCAGGCTGTAAAGCGAGCCCGAAACGCTCACCGCATCCCCCTGCTGTCCGCTGACGAACTTCAGCTGGCCGATATCATCGTCTTTTTCCAGCTCGCTGCCCGTGGCGCTCTCGACGCCGCCGATGATCTGGTTGGAAACCGCCGTATCCATGCTTTTCACAGCCCAGATGCCCAGCGCCAGCACAGCGCATACCATCGCCCGGCGCGCCAGCTTGCGGTAGCCCTCCGGCGCCTCCTGCACCTTTTTACGGACACTCTTCCATCCGCTTTTCAGTTCCAGCAGACTGCCGCTCGGCTCTTCTTCCACCCTCTGCGGGCGCTGGACCCTCGTTCCTCTTTTGCTGGAAATAAATTCACTGTTCGCCGTTTTCCGGTTTTCTGCCATAATCAATATCCCTCCTTGCCTTTCGGGTGTAATAATCTATACTCACCCAGCCGGAAAAATATTTCTGTTTTCTCTGCTTTCACGATTTGTTCATTTGCCAGAAATGGGCTGCTGCGGTATAATAGACGCACGGCTTAAACGGAAGGGCAAAGCTCTTCCGAAGTCTGAGCGTTCATTGACGGCTGCCGTCGTCGCGCGATGCGCGCCGCCGCCATGATATAATAACCTCACGGCACTGATGAAAAGGCCAAGGGCAATGGATAATCATGGGGGCAAGCCCCATATCCCTTTACTTATTTTTAAAAATTGGATTGCGGGGAAAGCCGGTTCGCATGGCGGCTGGAAACGAGAGAGTATCTGCCCGCTGGCAAATATGATTCGCAAGCAAGGCAAACACGTTCTGCGCGAGCATGTACGAACTGACAAGCTGACTTCCGGCTTCGCGTGTGGTAATGGCAGATTTCACCACTCTACCAATCGGGCGGAACGACACGAGCGGCGATGAAAAGTTTCGCTGTGTTCCATCATTCGGGTGCCGCTTTGCCGCGGCCAAGACCCTCTATTATCCCAACGAAAGGAATTCTTATGAGCCCGAAAAATAAGAATTATGATATTCTAAAGCGCATCGACTGGATCACCGTCCTGCTGACGCTTGGCCTGGCCTTTTTTGGCATGATCGCCATCGCCAGCGCGACTTGCACTGCCTTTGATCCCGATACACAGACGTTCCTCGAATATGTCGGCAGCCTAAGTTCCAGCCTGCCGCTGACGCAGTTTATCTATTTTTGCCTGGGCGTCATCCTCATCATCGTCCTGCTGTTCGTGGACTACAGCAATATCCGCGAGTTTTGCAATATCATCTACTGGGGCTGTGTCGCACTGCTGGTGATAACGCTGATTTTCGGCGCCAACCAGCGCGGTCTGAAGGGCTGGCTGCGCATCGGCTCTGTCGGCATCCAGACCAGCGAGATCTGCAAGCCGCTCATCATCCTGGTGCTGGCGCGCGAGTTCGCCGAGCGCACAGAGAATAAGAGCGGCGGCATCGAAAAATTCCGGGATCTGCTGCCCATTCTCTGGCGGTTTCTTATCCCCGTCGTGCTCATCGCGGCCCAGCCGGATTTGGGCACGGCCATGGTCTATCTGTTCATTCTCATCGGCCTGCTGTTCATGTCTAAAACCAGCTTTAAAATTCTCGGGCCCATGTTTGGCGCGGCGCTGGCCATGCTGCCCATCGCCTGGCTGCTGATGAGCGAGGATCAGAAGGGGCGCATCGAGGTCTTCTTCGATCCCAGCAAAGATCCCGAGGGCAAAGGGTTCAACGTCATTCGGGCTAAAACCGTCTCCAGCTCCGGGGGATTCCGCGGCAAGGGCTTTTTCTCACAAGATCTGCTCACTCAGCAATCCAATTTTCTGCCCGAAGATCATACGGATTTTATCTTTTCCAGCACAACTGAAGCCGTCGGCTTTGTCGGCGCAATTCTGCTGGTCGGCGCATATCTTTTCCTCATCTATCACCTCTTCCGCATCTCCATGCGCGCCCGGGATGATTTCGGCATGTATATCATCGTTGGCGTGGCATGTATGCTGTTCTTCCATGTGTTTGAAAATATCGGTATGAATATCGGCGTCATGCCTGTAACGGGCATCCCGCTGCCGCTGGTCAGCTATGGCGGCTCGAATCTGCTGGCAACGCTTATAAACATTGGGCTTGTGCTTAACGTCTATCTGCGCTCCCAAAGGCGAACGCCGCTCTAATCTGCTCTCTGTCTGTACCCATGCCCCGCCTGCCAAAATCGCCGGCGGGGCTCTTTTTATTGCAATAAAAAACCGGCTTTCTGCCGGTTTTTCCCGCCCCTTGGGGCTAGTATTTGTTTTTGCCCATCTTGCGCACCCGCTTGATGGGAATATTGGCGACGATCTCGGAAAAAACGCGGTCTTTCCCGCCCTTTGCCGTCTTGATATCCAGCTCAAATTCAGACTCATCGATCTCGATATATTCCGAAATCACTCTCAGAATATCCCGCTTCATCATCTCGATCATCTCGTTGTTGGAGGAAGTTCCGGCGCGGTCGTGAATCAAAACCAGCTTGAGCCTGTCTTTGGCGACAGAGCTGCTTGTCTTTTTCTTATTTCCAAATAAACCAAACATTGCCATTTCTGCTCCCCCCCGCTTATTCCTTCCCGCCAAACAGCTTGCGGACTTTGCCGAAGAAGCCCGTTTTCTCTTCCGGCGTGCTGATGGGAACGTCTTTCCCCAAAATGCGGTCGACAACCTCCCGGTATGCCTTGCCTGCCTTGGAGGAATCATCCGTAACGGCGGGCTCGCCCAGGTTGCTGGAGCGGAAAATCAGCTCATCTTCGGGAATCACGCCGATGAGATCGATGCCCAGGATTTCCAGCGTGTCGTCGATGGCAAGCATATCCCCTTTTTTGACCAAATCCGGGCGCAGACGGTTGATCAGAAGCTTCATATCCTCCACTTCCGCCGCTCCCAGCAGGCCGATGATGCGGTCCGCATCGCGCACAGAGGAAACCTCCGGAACGGTTACGACAATTGCGCTCTTTGCGCCGGCAATCGCGTTCTGAAAGCCGCGTTCAATGCCTGCCGGGCAGTCGATGATCACGTAGTCGAATTCCTTTTCCAGCTCCTCCACCAGCGCCTTGGATTGCTCCGGCGTGATGGCGTTTTTATCTTTGGTTTGCGCGGCCGGCAGCAGATAGAGGCCGTCATAGCGCTTATCTTTGATCAGCGCCTGCTTTAAGCGGCATGTCCCGCTGACAACGTCCACCAGGTCATAGACGATTCTATTTTCCAGCCCCAGAACGACGTCCAGGTTTCTCAGGCCAATATCCGTATCCATCAGCACAACGCGCTTGCCCAGCCGCGCAAGCCCCACGCCGATATTCGCCGAAGTCGTCGTCTTGCCGACGCC from the Christensenellaceae bacterium 44-20 genome contains:
- a CDS encoding TIGR03960 family B12-binding radical SAM protein, translated to MDLKKLEKILPLVEKPGRYIGGEVGIARKRTDVPIRFLFAFPDIYEVGMSHLGSVILYHLTNEREDTYAERAYAPFPDMQQQMEKEGIPLFSLETYTAAGEFDIVGFNLSYEMCYTTVLRMMELSGIPLRSRERDESYPLIIAGGTCTYNPEPLADFIDLFIIGEGEQVNMELLDLYAAHKEQGFCKEEFLREAARIEGVYVPSLVEFTYREDGTVAQIRGENLPVRKRFLLDMDSAYFPDKLIVPNVGIVHDRVTLEIFRGCTRGCRFCQAGFIYRPVREKRVQTLCEQARDLIDRTGYEEISLSSLSSGDYSGIEELADRLFDEFEQKRVSISLPSLRVDSFQKEYAKRMQSARKQSFTFAPEAGTQRLRDVINKNITEEEILRGVRYAFESGATTIKLYFMIGLPTETYEDLDGIADIVLKIKSVFGQVPKELRRGSLQINVSTASFVPKPFTPFQWEAQDSGDSLREKQRYLKEKLRMRGVKYSYHDTPLSYLEAVFARGDRRLCDVLYYARKNGAQFDSWQDQFCQEAYGKAFEQAGIDPDFYACRERDLDEILPWSHIDAYISPRYLKRELAQAKAAKTTPDCREGCQGCGLGRFCKQ
- a CDS encoding site-2 protease family protein, whose amino-acid sequence is MSSKFFGGRLEVNFIFIPVVFLMCYVSGVEAILAFCLALLLHESAHAVMAQAMGVRVRSLELMPFGCTAHIESFAVVSPGAEIAMAAAGPLANLALAALLQFGADVTAEDTFLAALYRSNLSLAAVNLLPALPMDGGRVLCCVLSYAMPRLLCVRLVSAMGVLTGLGVTGLGVHFWLTGTPNPTILLMGSFMIFASAKHYHAAPVCVMQDTLHKRREIFRRGSAQVRGTAVCGERSLGDAIARMDARSYNLLYILDDDMRLLGTLGEGEIMDYALSRGSGEKLREIAKLRRSV
- a CDS encoding FtsW/RodA/SpoVE family cell cycle protein; the protein is MSPKNKNYDILKRIDWITVLLTLGLAFFGMIAIASATCTAFDPDTQTFLEYVGSLSSSLPLTQFIYFCLGVILIIVLLFVDYSNIREFCNIIYWGCVALLVITLIFGANQRGLKGWLRIGSVGIQTSEICKPLIILVLAREFAERTENKSGGIEKFRDLLPILWRFLIPVVLIAAQPDLGTAMVYLFILIGLLFMSKTSFKILGPMFGAALAMLPIAWLLMSEDQKGRIEVFFDPSKDPEGKGFNVIRAKTVSSSGGFRGKGFFSQDLLTQQSNFLPEDHTDFIFSSTTEAVGFVGAILLVGAYLFLIYHLFRISMRARDDFGMYIIVGVACMLFFHVFENIGMNIGVMPVTGIPLPLVSYGGSNLLATLINIGLVLNVYLRSQRRTPL
- the minE gene encoding cell division topological specificity factor MinE codes for the protein MAMFGLFGNKKKTSSSVAKDRLKLVLIHDRAGTSSNNEMIEMMKRDILRVISEYIEIDESEFELDIKTAKGGKDRVFSEIVANIPIKRVRKMGKNKY
- the minD gene encoding septum site-determining protein MinD translates to MNNVIVVTSGKGGVGKTTTSANIGVGLARLGKRVVLMDTDIGLRNLDVVLGLENRIVYDLVDVVSGTCRLKQALIKDKRYDGLYLLPAAQTKDKNAITPEQSKALVEELEKEFDYVIIDCPAGIERGFQNAIAGAKSAIVVTVPEVSSVRDADRIIGLLGAAEVEDMKLLINRLRPDLVKKGDMLAIDDTLEILGIDLIGVIPEDELIFRSSNLGEPAVTDDSSKAGKAYREVVDRILGKDVPISTPEEKTGFFGKVRKLFGGKE